One Setaria viridis chromosome 3, Setaria_viridis_v4.0, whole genome shotgun sequence DNA window includes the following coding sequences:
- the LOC117849474 gene encoding uncharacterized protein At4g08330, chloroplastic: MEQPTDMEKKDASALQRSLSAVTYCCGACGYDLRLRSSDRNTAGIVGGGYGRAARRGVVPFDAIDDARFGHADEFRCVDVRARRLFVRRTRLLCRKCGASLGFAYDDRAGDARSPRYDIKIRALQPLASAADDDGGSADMATSPPAP, encoded by the exons ATGGAGCAACCGACGGACATGGAGAAGAAGGACGCGTCGGCCCTCCAGAGGAGCCTCTCCGCCGTCACCTACTG CTGCGGCGCGTGCGGGTACGACCTGCGGCTGCGGTCGTCGGACCGGAACACGGCGGGGATCGTGGGCGGCGGGTacggccgcgcggcgcggcgcggggtggTGCCCTTCGACGCCATCGACGACGCGCGCTTCGGCCACGCCGACGAGTTCCGCTGCGTCGACGTGCGCGCGCGCAGGCTCTTCGTGCGCCGCACCCGACTGCTCTGCCGCAAGTGCGGCGCCAGCCTCGGGTTCGCCTACGACGACCGCGCCGGCGACGCCAGGTCCCCGCGCTACGACATCAAGATCCGCGCGCTCCAGCCgctggcctccgccgccgatgatgacggcggcagcgccgacatggccacctcgccgcccgcgccatgA
- the LOC117849503 gene encoding phosphoinositide phospholipase C 2 translates to MTTYRVCCFLRRFRAASNEPSEAVRDVFQAYTDGAGVVREEALRRFMREVQGETTDAGAEAAAREVMAFAAEQRLLKKGGLTAEGFHRWLCSNANAALDPRRGVYQDMGSPLSHYFIYTGHNSYLTGNQLSSGCSERPIVKALLDGVRVIELDLWPNAAKDQVEVLHGRTWTSPVELIKCLEAIKEHAFTSSPYPVILTLEDHLTPDLQAKVAKMLKETFGDMLYISESENMEEFPSPDELKGKVIISTKPPKEYLQTKSHKEEAADDKAEEGVWGEEISDDRAPSRQMSEQYSGKYEAEEAGEEEPPDGEAEKKARQGADNEYKRLIAIQLTRRKHDMDEDLKVDPEKVTRMSLGEKAYEKAIVSHGAQIIRFTQRNLLRIFPRSTRITSSNYNPMMGWRYGAQMVAANMQGHGRKLWLTQGMFRANGGCGYVKKPDILMNSDPDKLFDPTADLPVKTRLKVTVYMGDGWRFDFRKTHFDKCSPPDFYARVGIAGVAADTRMEQTRVMMDSWIPTWDHEFGEFPLAVPELALLRVEVHESDNHQKDDFGGQTCLPVWELRPGIRTVRLCDHKGQPLRSVKLLMRFEFFPSSSK, encoded by the exons ATGACGACGTACAGGGTGTGCTGCTTCCTGCGGCGGTTCCGGGCGGCGTCGAACGAGCCGTCGGAGGCGGTCAGGGACGTGTTCCAGGCGTACACCGACGGGGCCGGTGTGGTCCGGGAGGAGGCGCTGCGGAGGTTCATGCGGGAGGTGCAGGGGGAGACgaccgacgccggcgccgaggcggcggccagGGAGGTGATGGCGTTCGCGGCGGAGCAGAGGCTGCTCAAGAAGGGCGGCCTCACCGCCGAGGGCTTCCACCGCTGGCTCTGCAGCAACGCCAACGCCGCCCTCGACCCGCGCAGAGGG GTTTACCAGGACATGGGCTCGCCGTTGTCCCACTACTTCATCTACACGGGCCACAACTCGTACCTGACGGGGAACCAGCTGAGCAGCGGCTGCAGCGAGAGGCCCATCGTGAAGGCCCTCCTCGACGGCGTCAGGGTCATCGAGCTCGACCTCTGGCCCAACGCCGCCAAGGACCAGGTCGAGGTCCTCCACGGCAG GACATGGACGTCGCCCGTGGAGCTGATCAAGTGCCTGGAGGCCATCAAGGAGCACGCCTTCACGTCATCCCCCTACCCCGTCATCCTCACCCTGGAAGATCACCTCACGCCGGACCTCCAAGCCAAAGTGGCCAAG ATGTTAAAGGAGACCTTCGGGGACATGCTGTACATCTCGGAGTCCGAGAACATGGAGGAGTTCCCTTCCCCGGACGAGCTCAAGGGCAAGGTCATCATCTCCACGAAGCCGCCCAAGGAGTACCTCCAGACCAAGAGCCAcaaggaggaggccgccgacgACAAGGCCGAGGAGGGCGTCTGGGGTGAGGAGATCTCCGACGACAGGGCCCCCTCCCGGCAGATGTCGGAGCAGTACAGCGGGAAgtacgaggcggaggaggccggcgaggaggagccgcCGGACGGCGAGGCCGAGAAGAAGGCGCGGCAGGGGGCGGACAACGAGTACAAGCGCCTCATCGCGATCCAGCTCACCCGGAGGAAGCACGACATGGACGAGGACCTCAAGGTCGACCCGGAGAAGGTGACGCGGATGAGCCTGGGAGAGAAGGCGTACGAGAAGGCCATCGTCTCCCACGGGGCTCAGATCATCAG GTTTACGCAGAGAAACTTGCTGCGGATATTCCCGCGGTCAACGCGCATCACGTCGTCGAATTACAATCCGATGATGGGGTGGAGGTACGGAGCTCAGATGGTTGCAGCAAACATGCAG GGCCACGGACGGAAGCTGTGGCTAACCCAAGGGATGTTCCGAGCGAACGGCGGCTGCGGCTACGTGAAGAAGCCCGACATCCTGATGAACAGCGACCCTGACAAACTGTTCGACCCTACAGCCGATTTGCCAGTGAAGACGAGGCTGAAGGTGACGGTGTACATGGGTGACGGCTGGAGGTTCGACTTCCGCAAGACGCATTTCGACAAGTGCTCACCCCCAGACTTCTACGCAAGG GTGGGGATCGCCGGAGTGGCGGCGGACACGAGGATGGAGCAGACCCGGGTGATGATGGACAGCTGGATCCCGACGTGGGACCACGAGTTCGGGGAGTTCCCGCTGGCGGTGCCGGAGCTGGCGCTGCTCCGGGTGGAGGTGCACGAGTCGGACAACCACCAGAAGGACGACTTCGGCGGGCAAACATGCCTGCCGGTGTGGGAGCTCCGACCGGGGATCCGCACCGTCAGGCTCTGCGACCACAAGGGCCAGCCGCTGCGATCCGTCAAGCTGCTCATGCGCTTCGAgttcttcccctcctcctccaagtAA
- the LOC117850929 gene encoding putative serine/threonine-protein kinase-like protein CCR3 produces the protein MTPLPALLLLVLIAAAPAPAPASASTLAVSGGASPVVCGVAKENRTLYCAPVSAGSSNASAVALPLTFAEVSAGRGFVCGLQAGGAALFCWPPAAAPQWQQLKRIYNNGAGALQDLAVGADQVAAYDEAAGRVLWWRGGGRFPERADGDFRSLVSGDGFSCAVEANASAAVRCWGPRGSAVQADFANATSVRYLAAGGTRACAVLASGAALCSGSDSTSGSANASAALPRDLSPYGLAVGDSHACALRRTNHTAVCWSLGGPTTTVYYPAVGTAFQFLVADGNITCGVASIDFSVMCWSLGSDATTVSLPRILPGVCVRDESSCGGCGYLWQSQQFCGGSGGICNSHCDGSSAPPPRGPVSPPPSSPPPPGSSSKRVSKAWIAFCVVGAVGSFAGLCSIVYCLVFGFCSNKRVHNSVQPNITTAGAAAAADNNNNSNNGGGAAGSPYGSPNGSRARGLFRRQLSRVMTRQRSGPSSFKDPAEEFTFAQLEAATKGFAAEAKIGEGSFGTVYRGKLPDGREVAIKRGESGTRAWRFQEKESAFRSELAFLSRLHHKHLVGLVGYCEENEERLLVYEYMKNGALYDNLHPKPGSAAQQSPVASSWKLRIKILLDASRGIEYLHSYAVPPIIHRDIKSSNILLDGNWTARVSDFGLSLMGPPESEETQSQSQRHLTVKAAGTLGYMDPEYYGLHHLTVKSDVYGFGVVMLEALTGRRAIFKEAEGGSPVSVVDHAVPSIVAGELTKVLDPRAPEPAEHEAEAVELVAYTAVHCVRLEGKDRPAMADIVANLETAFALCEGSAGDRGGGGFGNSSSSASMSVTSMDRSGALV, from the coding sequence ATGACCCCGCTGCCCGCCCTCCTGCTCCTCGTCCTCATTGCGGCAgcgcccgccccggcccccgcctcCGCGTCCACGCTCGCCGTCTCGGGCGGCGCCTCGCCCGTCGTCTGCGGCGTCGCCAAGGAGAACCGCACCCTCTACTGCGCGCCCGTCTCCGCAGGCTCTTCCAACGCCTCCGCCGTCGCGCTGCCGCTCACCTTCGCCGAGGTCTCCGCGGGGCGGGGCTTCGTCTGCGGGCTCCaagcgggcggggcggcgctcttctgctggccgccggcggccgcgccgcagTGGCAGCAGCTCAAGCGCATCTACAAcaacggcgccggcgcgctccAGGACCTCGCGGTCGGCGCGGACCAGGTCGCGGCCTACGACGAGGCCGCGGGGAGGGTCCTATGGTGGCGCGGCGGGGGGCGGTTCCCCGAGCGGGCCGATGGAGATTTTCGGTCCCTGGTGTCCGGCGACGGGTTCTCCTGCGCAGTGGAGGCCAACGCCTCCGCGGCCGTCCGGTGCTGGGGCCCGCGCGGTAGCGCCGTGCAGGCGGACTTCGCCAACGCCACCTCCGTCCGATACCTCGCCGCGGGGGgcacccgcgcctgcgccgtccTGGCGTCCGGCGCCGCGCTCTGCTCGGGATCCGACTCCACCTCTGGCTCGGCCAACGCCTCTGCCGCGCTGCCGCGGGACCTCTCCCCTTACgggctggccgtcggcgactCCCACGCGTGCGCGCTCCGCCGAACCAACCACACCGCCGTGTGCTGGAGCCTCGGGGGCCCGACCACCACCGTGTACTATCCGGCCGTGGGGACTGCGTTCCAGTTCCTCGTCGCCGACGGCAACATCACCTGCGGCGTCGCCAGCATCGACTTCAGCGTGATGTGCTGGTCGTTGGGCTCCGATGCCACCACCGTTTCGTTGCCGCGGATCCTCCCGGGCGTCTGCGTCCGCGACGAGAGCTCGTGCGGCGGATGCGGTTACCTGTGGCAGTCGCAGCAGTTCTGTGGGGGCTCCGGCGGGATCTGCAACAGCCACTGCGACGGTTCgtcggcgcctccgccgcggggACCTGTTTCCCCTCCcccctcgtcgcctccgccgccggggtCATCCAGCAAGCGCGTGTCCAAAGCCTGGATCGCCTTCTGCGTGGTCGGCGCGGTGGGCAGCTTCGCGGGGCTCTGTTCCATCGTCTACTGCCTCGTCTTCGGCTTCTGCAGCAATAAGAGGGTGCACAACTCCGTGCAGCCCAACATCaccaccgccggcgcggccgccgccgccgacaacaacaataacagcaataatggcggcggcgcggcggggagccCGTACGGTTCGCCGAACGggtcgcgcgcgcgcggcctgTTCCGGCGGCAGCTGTCGCGCGTGATGACGCGGCAGCGGAGCGGGCCGTCGTCGTTCAAGGACCCCGCGGAGGAGTTCACGTTCGCGCAGCTGGAGGCGGCGACCAAGGGGTTCGCGGCGGAGGCCAAGATCGGGGAGGGCAGCTTCGGGACCGTGTACCGCGGCAAGCTCCCCGACGGGCGCGAGGTGGCCATCAAGCGCGGCGAGTCGGGGACCCGGGCCTGGCGGTTCCAGGAGAAGGAGAGCGCGTTCCGGTCGGAGCTGGCGTTCCTGTCGCGGCTCCACCACAAGCACCTCGTCGGCCTCGTTGGCTACTGCGAGGAGAACGAGGAGCGCCTGCTGGTGTACGAGTACATGAAGAACGGCGCGCTGTACGACAACCTCCACCCCAAGCCCGGGTCGGCGGCGCAGCAGTCGCCGGTGGCGTCGTCGTGGAAGCTGCGGATCAAGATCCTCCTGGACGCGTCCCGCGGCATCGAGTACCTGCACTCGTACGCCGTGCCACCCATCATCCACCGCGACATCAAGTCGTCCAACATCCTGCTGGACGGCAACTGGACGGCGCGCGTCTCGGACTTCGGGCTGTCGCTCATGGGGCCCCCGGAGTCGGAGGAGACGCAGTCGCAGTCGCAGCGGCACCTGACGGTGAAGGCCGCCGGCACATTGGGGTACATGGACCCGGAGTACTACGGCCTCCACCACCTGACGGTGAAGAGCGACGTGTACGGGTTCGGCGTGGTGATGCTGGAGGCGCTCACGGGGCGGCGCGCCATCTTCAAGGAGGCCGAGGGCGGGAGCCCCGTCAGCGTGGTGGACCACGCCGTGCCCAGCATCGTCGCCGGCGAACTGACCAAGGTGCTCGACCCGCGCGCCCCGGAGCCCGCGGAGCACGAGGCCGAGGCCGTGGAGCTGGTGGCCTACACCGCGGTGCACTGTGTCCGGCTGGAGGGCAAGGaccggccggccatggcggacATTGTTGCCAACCTCGAGACGGCGTTCGCGCTCTGCGAGGGCAGCGCCGGCgatcgtggtggtggcgggttCGGGAACAGCTCCTCCAGCGCCAGCATGTCCGTCACGTCCATGGACCGGTCGGGGGCGTTGGTCTGA